In Brachypodium distachyon strain Bd21 chromosome 2, Brachypodium_distachyon_v3.0, whole genome shotgun sequence, one genomic interval encodes:
- the LOC100835200 gene encoding putative germin-like protein 3-2 — MASKHLTVLAACAAVLLLALAAPSLAGDPDMLQDICVADYKSLDGPLRLNGYPCKRPENVTTNDFFSAALSVPGNPNTNPFGSTVTPVNVDALPGLNTQGMSMSRVDYAPWGVNPPHTHPRATELLFVLEGSLDVGFVTSGGPGARLFARTVCKGELFVFPRGLVHYQRNNGGSPAVALSAFNSQFPGTVSVAEALFAAAPPLPTDVLARALQVDGGLVDAIRAKFPHKY, encoded by the exons ATGGCGTCCAAGCACCTCACGGTcctcgccgcctgcgccgccgtcctcctcctggccCTCGCCGCGCCCTCCCTGGCCGGCGACCCCGACATGCTCCAGGACATCTGCGTCGCCGACTACAAATCCCTCGACGGCC CGTTGAGGCTGAACGGGTACCCGTGCAAGAGGCCCGAGAACGTGACAACAAACGACTTCTTCTCGGCGGCGCTCTCCGTCCCCGGCAACCCGAACACCAACCCTTTCGGCTCCACCGTGACACCGGTGAACGTCGACGCGCTCCCGGGCTTAAACACGCAGGGGATGTCCATGTCCCGGGTGGACTACGCGCCGTGGGGCGTGAACCCGCCGCACACGCACCCGCGGGCCACGGAGCTCCTCTTCGTGCTCGAGGGCTCCCTCGACGTCGGCTTCGTCACTTCCGGCGGCCCCGGCGCAAGGCTCTTCGCGCGCACGGTGTGCAAGGGCGAGCTCTTCGTGTTCCCGCGCGGGCTCGTGCACTACCAGCGGAACAATGGCGGCTCGCCGGCCGTGGCGTTGTCCGCGTTCAACAGCCAGTTTCCTGGCACGGTGTCCGTGGCCGAGGCGTTGTTTGCGGCGGCCCCGCCGTTGCCGACGGATGTGCTTGCCAGGGCGCTCCAGGTTGATGGCGGCTTGGTGGACGCCATCAGGGCCAAGTTCCCGCACAAGTACTAG
- the LOC100845180 gene encoding mitochondrial fission 1 protein A → MPGPTCHATPNPIDRVPGARHARPLGSSRRQGTSRDAKIGRFFDAVGAFLSGGDNVPWCDSDIIAGCERDVEEAATEEHRKDGIMRLSWALVHSRSQADVNRGIGMLQASLGGGSSSSPLQTREKLYLMAVGHYRNGDYPRSRQLLLHCLEIQPDWRQALALKKAVEDQIGTDGMIGIGIATTAVGLLIGIAAAVARKS, encoded by the exons ATGCCaggtcccacctgtcatgcAACCCCAAacccgatcgatcgagtcCCCGGCGCACGCCACGCTCGGCCGCTCGGATCATCTCGCCGGCAAGGCACTTCCAGGGACGCCAAGATCGGCAGGTTCTTCGACGCCGTGGGCGccttcctctccggcggcGACAACGTCCCCTGGTGCGACAGCGACATCATCGCC GGATGCGAGAGGgacgtggaggaggcggcgacggaAGAGCACAGGAAGGACGGCATCATGAGGCTGTCCTGGGCGCTCGTGCACTCGAGGAGCCAGGCCGACGTCAACCGTGGGATCGGCATGCTCCAAG CGTCTCTGGGTGGCGGTTCCAGCAGCAGTCCGTTGCAGACGAGGGAGAAGCTCTATCTGATGGCTGTTGGGCACTACAGGAATGGCGATTACCCCAGGAGCCGCCAACTCCTCCTACACTGCTTGGAG ATTCAACCTGATTGGAGGCAGGCCCTGGCATTGAAGAAGGCAGTGGAAGATCAAATCGGTACAG ATGGCATGATTGGCATAGGAATCGCCACGACTGCCGTTGGCCTGCTGATCGggattgctgctgctgttgcccGGAAGAGTTGA
- the LOC100835513 gene encoding putrescine hydroxycinnamoyltransferase 1 yields the protein MGAKEVKVVESCFLTPGDETPTHGLWLSPLDLEQVGGGHTPTVYFYRSEPGSAGDFFDVARLKAAMAKALVAFYPLAGRLGVDRNGRTEIDCAGQGVLFVVAHSDFTIDDFSDCQPSPELRKLFVPHIDDSSGVVSGIQVTFLKCGGVALGTALHHVAVDGISAFHFFQTWSAFSRSNGDNGTVSLELPCHDRTLLRGRCPPIVHLDALKVFYPFKLNPCEPLGAISNTIFVFSNNQVDTLKRACGGVSTFCAVTAHVWRCMCAARQLPPDTMTRLTLMANVRGRIKPPLPACYFGNAIIWLTSTCKVNDVVSPSEETMVSVANQIKGTIRQMDDEVVHSAIDYLELHEMGSRPAPPIGNSLPKTELRVVSWLGMPVYDADFGWGKPLMMLRAVVLRAGVVYLMDGRQGDGSVQIVVCMETAILNEFERLLYASF from the coding sequence ATGGGAGCCAAGGAGGTGAAGGTGGTGGAGTCTTGCTTTCTGACGCCCGGCGACGAGACGCCTACGCATGGACTCTGGCTTTCGCCACTCGACCTCGAGCAAGTAGGCGGAGGCCACACTCCGACCGTCTATTTCTACCGTTCCGAGCCGGGCTCGGCTGGCGACTTCTTCGACGTGGCCAGACTgaaggcggccatggcgaagGCTCTGGTTGCCTTCTACCCCCTGGCCGGCCGTCTCGGTGTTGACCGTAACGGGCGGACAGAGATCGACTGTGCTGGCCAGGGTGTACTCTTCGTCGTTGCTCACTCGGATTTCACCATTGACGACTTCAGCGATTGCCAGCCGTCGCCAGAGCTAAGGAAGCTCTTTGTTCCCCACATTGATGACTCGTCGGGCGTTGTATCCGGCATCCAGGTGACATTCTTAAAGTGTGGTGGGGTGGCCTTAGGGACGGCGCTGCACCACGTCGCTGTAGACGGCATCAGTGCGTTCCACTTCTTCCAGACGTGGTCTGCCTTCTCTAGGAGCAATGGCGACAACGGCACCGTGTCACTGGAGCTCCCATGTCATGACCGCACCCTCCTTCGTGGGCGTTGCCCTCCCATTGTCCACCTTGATGCTCTCAAAGTTTTCTACCCCTTCAAGCTAAACCCATGTGAGCCGTTAGGAGCTATCAGCAACACGATTTTTGTCTTCTCCAACAACCAGGTTGACACTCTTAAGCGTGCTTGTGGTGGTGTGAGCACCTTCTGCGCTGTGACCGCTCATGTATGGCGGTGCATGTGCGCCGCTCGTCAGCTGCCGCCGGACACCATGACACGCCTCACCCTCATGGCAAATGTCCGAGGGAGAATAAAGCCACCGCTCCCAGCCTGCTACTTTGGTAACGCAATCATCTGGCTAACCTCTACTTGCAAGGTGAATGATGTTGTCTCGCCCTCGGAGGAGACGATGGTCTCCGTCGCCAATCAGATCAAAGGCACCATCCGCCAGATGGACGACGAGGTGGTCCATTCGGCAATCGACTACTTGGAGCTGCATGAGATGGGCAGCCGACCGGCCCCGCCTATAGGCAACAGCCTGCCGAAGACTGAGCTGAGGGTTGTCAGCTGGCTAGGAATGCCGGTGTACGACGCAGATTTTGGGTGGGGAAAGCCGTTGATGATGTTGCGCGCCGTGGTACTCCGTGCGGGGGTCGTCTACCTCATGGACGGCAGGCAGGGGGACGGGAGCGTACAGATTGTCGTATGTATGGAGACTGCAATTCTCAACGAGTTCGAACGACTGCTATATGCATCGTTTTAG
- the LOC100845484 gene encoding putrescine hydroxycinnamoyltransferase 1 produces the protein MGAKEEVKVLESCLVMPGEETPTHGLWLSPLDLVLAGRGHTPAVYFYRFVSGSTGDFFDVAKLKAAMAKALVAFYPLAGRLRVDDSGRTEIDCAGQGVLFVVAHSDFAADDFNDCQPSPELRKLFVPHIDGSSGIVFGVQVTFLKCGGVALGTALHHVAADGVSAFHFFQTWSAFSRNNGENVTTTLDLPCHDRTLLRARCPPVVHPDSLDVFYPFKINPCEPLGPIINKIFAISDDQVDALKRACGGVSTFCAVTTHVWRCLCAARQLPSDTTTRLTFTANVRGRMRPPLPAHYFGNAIIWLTSAGKVHDVASPSKEMMASVASRIRGTIRRMDEEVVHSAIDYLEQQETGNKPAPPSGNSLSKTELRVVSWLGMPVYDADFGWGKPLMMLRAVVPRAGVVFLMDGGRGDGSVHILICMETAILTDFQRLLYAPV, from the coding sequence ATGGGCGCCAAGGAGGAGGTGAAGGTGCTGGAGTCCTGCCTTGTGATGCCCGGCGAGGAGACGCCCACGCATGGCCTATGGCTTTCCCCGCTCGACCTCGTGCTCGCCGGCAGAGGCCACACTCCGGCTGTCTACTTCTACCGCTTCGTGTCTGGCTCGACCGGCGACTTCTTCGACGTGGCTAAGCTGAAGGCGGCCATGGCTAAGGCTTTGGTTGCCTTCTACCCCTTGGCCGGCCGTCTCCGTGTGGATGATAGCGGGCGGACGGAGATCGACTGCGCTGGTCAGGGTGTACTCTTCGTCGTTGCTCACTCGGACTTCGCCGCTGACGACTTCAACGACTGCCAGCCGTCGCCAGAGCTAAGGAAGCTCTTTGTTCCCCACATCGATGGATCGTCGGGCATTGTATTCGGCGTCCAGGTGACGTTCTTAAAGTGCGGTGGGGTGGCCTTAGGTACAGCGCTGCAccacgtcgccgccgacggcgtcAGTGCGTTCCACTTCTTCCAGACGTGGTCTGCGTTTTCCAGGAACAACGGCGAAAATGTCACCACGACACTGGATCTCCCATGCCACGACCGCACCCTCCTCCGTGCACGTTGTCCTCCTGTCGTCCACCCCGACTCTCTCGACGTGTTCTATCCCTTCAAGATAAACCCATGTGAGCCTTTGGGGCCTATCATCAACAAGATTTTTGCCATCTCCGACGATCAGGTTGACGCTCTTAAGCGTGCCTGTGGTGGTGTTAGCACCTTTTGCGCTGTGACCACCCACGTCTGGCGGTGCTTGTGCGCCGCTCGTCAGCTGCCATCGGACACCACGACACGGCTCACCTTCACGGCTAACGTCCGTGGCAGAATgaggccgccgctcccggccCACTACTTTGGTAACGCGATTATTTGGCTGACCTCTGCCGGCAAGGTACATGATGTTGCCTCGCCATCGAAAGAGATGATGGCCTCTGTCGCTAGCCGGATCAGAGGCACCATCCGCCGAATGGACGAGGAGGTCGTCCATTCGGCAATCGACTACTTGGAGCAGCAGGAGACGGGCAACAAGCCGGCCCCGCCTTCTGGCAACAGCTTGTCAAAGACTGAGCTGAGAGTGGTCAGCTGGCTAGGCATGCCCGTGTATGATGCAGATTTTGGATGGGGGAAGCCTTTGATGATGTTGCGCGCCGTGGTTCCACGTGCAGGGGTCGTATTCCTCATGGACGGCGGGCGGGGGGACGGGAGCGTGCACATCCTCATTTGTATGGAGACTGCAATTCTCACTGACTTCCAACGACTGTTGTATGCACCAGTTTAG
- the LOC100835822 gene encoding putrescine hydroxycinnamoyltransferase 1, protein MGAQEEEEVKVVETCIVKPSEETPQRRLWLSPLDLVLVNRGHTPTVYFYRAEPGSGSGGGFFDVARMKAAMAKALVAFYPLAGRLSVDGNGRPEIDCASQGAIFVVAHSDLTVDDFIDFQPSPELRRLFVPRVIDESPSIMCAIQVTFLKCGGVAFGTALHHVATDAIGAFHFLQTWAALSKDGEDGALEERPCHDRTLLRARSPPVVNPDVFSAFCPKLNLSKPSGSIVSEIFVISKDQVAALKRACGRVSTFCAMSAHVWRCMCIARRLSSDATTRLTFPANVRRSLKPPLPVGYFGNGIIWLGTASKVKDITSMELASVAGQVRGAVRRMDDELVHSAIDYFEMAEMDSKPAPGSMPETELRVISWLGMPAYDVDFGWGKPLVMLRAVSERAGFVYLMDGAQGDGSVRMVVCAEDTFLKDFSRLLYANLQNM, encoded by the coding sequence ATGGGTGcccaggaggaagaggaggtgaAGGTGGTGGAGACCTGCATCGTGAAGCCCAGCGAGGAGACGCCTCAGCGTAGGCTCTGGCTGTCCCCGCTCGACCTCGTGCTGGTCAACAGAGGCCACACTCCGACCGTCTACTTCTACCGTGCCGAgcccggctccggctccggcggcggcttcttcGACGTGGCCAGGATgaaggcggccatggccaaggCTCTGGTTGCCTTCTACCCTCTTGCCGGCCGTCTTAGCGTGGACGGTAACGGGCGGCCGGAGATCGACTGTGCTAGCCAAGGCGCGATCTTCGTGGTCGCTCACTCGGACCTCACCGTGGACGACTTCATCGACTTCCAACCATCGCCGGAGCTCAGGAGGCTCTTTGTTCCTCGCGTCATCGACGAATCGCCGAGCATTATGTGCGCCATCCAGGTGACATTCTTGAAGTGCGGCGGGGTGGCCTTCGGGACGGCGTTGCACCATGTCGCCACGGACGCCATCGGCGCGTTCCACTTCTTACAAACTTGGGCTGCCTTATCCAAGGACGGTGAGGACGGTGCATTGGAGGAGCGCCCTTGCCACGACCGCACCCTCCTTCGTGCACGCTCCCCACCCGTCGTCAACCCCGACGTTTTCTCCGCCTTCTGCCCGAAGCTAAACCTATCTAAGCCCTCAGGGTCCATCGTCAGCGAGATTTTCGTCATCTCCAAGGACCAGGTCGCCGCTCTTAAGCGTGCCTGCGGTCGTGTCAGCACCTTCTGCGCCATGAGCGCCCATGTATGGCGGTGCATGTGCATCGCCCGTCGGCTGTCGTCGGATGCCACGACGCGCCTCACCTTCCCGGCCAATGTCCGACGTAGCCTGAAGCCGCCGCTCCCGGTCGGCTACTTTGGCAACGGGATCATCTGGTTGGGCACCGCTAGCAAGGTGAAGGATATCACGTCAATGGAGCTGGCCTCCGTTGCCGGACAGGTTAGAGGTGCCGTCCGCCGGATGGATGATGAGCTAGTCCATTCGGCGATCGACTACTTTGAGATGGCGGAGATGGATAGCAAACCGGCTCCAGGCAGCATGCCGGAGACAGAGCTGAGGGTGATCAGCTGGCTAGGCATGCCGGCGTACGACGTGGATTTCGGATGGGGGAAGCCGCTGGTGATGCTCCGTGCCGTGTCAGAGCGTGCCGGGTTCGTCTATCTCATGGATGGCGCGCAGGGGGATGGAAGCGTGCGCATGGTCGTGTGTGCCGAGGATACATTCCTCAAGGACTTCAGTCGCCTGCTATATGCCAACTTGCAAAACATGTAG
- the LOC100845790 gene encoding putrescine hydroxycinnamoyltransferase 1 — MGLEKVKVVESCLVRPCEETPRHGLFLSPLDLEAANRRHTPTVYFYRYVPGSDDFFDVDRLKVAMARALVFFYPLAGRLDVGQPEIDCASQGALFVVARSDLTVDYFDNNFQPSPELKKLFVPRLDDSPSILLAVQVTFLKCGGVALGTLLHHAAIDAVSAFHFFQTWAAFSKDGEGAAMRLELPCHDRTLLRARSPPTVHPDALSVFYPDKDKNVSEPSLGEVSSEIFVISKDQVAALKRACGGHVSTFCALSTHVWRCMCLTRRLPLDATTRLTFAANVRRSLRPPLPDTYFGNGVIVLGTVAKVHDVVAPEEMASVASQIKGTVRRMDDELVHSAIDYMELNKMGRKPGAPPSNLPATEVRIISWLGMPMYDADFGWGKPLVMLRAVQERVGLVYLMDSQQDDGSIRILMCTEAAHLLKDFKRLLYDISL; from the coding sequence ATGGGGTtggagaaggtgaaggtggtgGAGTCCTGCCTTGTGAGGCCCTGCGAGGAGACGCCTAGGCATGGCCTCTTTCTTTCCCCACTCGACCTCGAAGCGGCCAACAGACGCCATACCCCGACCGTCTACTTCTACCGCTACGTGCCCGGCTCCGATGATTTCTTCGACGTGGACAGGCTGAAGGTGGCAATGGCCAGGGCTCTGGTGTTCTTCTACCCCCTGGCTGGCCGCCTCGACGTCGGCCAGCCAGAGATTGACTGTGCCAGCCAGGGCGCGCTCTTCGTCGTCGCTCGCTCGGACCTCACCGTCGATTACTTCGACAATAACTTCCAGCCTTCACCGGAGCTAAAGAAGCTCTTCGTTCCCCGCCTCGACGACTCACCGAGCATTTTGCTCGCTGTCCAGGTGACCTTCCTCAAGTGTGGTGGGGTGGCCTTAGGGACACTCCTGCACCATGCCGCCATCGATGCCGTTAGCGCGTTCCACTTCTTCCAGACGTGGGCTGCCTTCTCCAAGGATGGCGAAGGCGCCGCCATGAGGCTCGAGCTCCCATGCCACGACCGCACCCTCCTTCGTGCCCGGTCCCCGCCCACCGTCCACCCTGACGCTCTCTCCGTCTTCTACCCGGACAAGGACAAGAATGTATCCGAGCCATCATTGGGGGAAGTCTCTAGCGAGATCTTCGTCATCTCCAAGGACCAGGTCGCCGCTCTTAAGCGTGCCTGTGGCGGCCATGTGAGCACCTTCTGCGCCTTGAGCACCCATGTTTGGCGGTGCATGTGCCTCACCCGCCGACTACCGCTAGACGCCACCACCCGCCTCACCTTTGCAGCCAACGTCCGGCGTAGCCTgaggccgccgctcccggacACCTACTTTGGCAACGGGGTCATCGTGTTGGGCACCGTTGCCAAGGTGCACGATGTCGTCGCCCCAGAAGAGATGGCCTCCGTAGCCAGCCAGATCAAAGGCACCGTCCGTCGGATGGACGACGAGCTGGTGCATTCGGCGATCGATTACATGGAGCTGAACAAGATGGGAAGGAAGCCAGGCGCGCCTCCGAGCAACTTGCCCGCGACCGAGGTCAGGATCATCAGCTGGCTAGGCATGCCGATGTACGACGCGGATTTCGGTTGGGGGAAGCCGCTGGTGATGCTGCGCGCCGTGCAAGAGCGTGTCGGGCTCGTCTACCTCATGGACAGCCAGCAAGACGACGGCAGCATTCGCATCCTTATGTGCACGGAGGCAGCACATCTTCTCAAGGACTTCAAGCGGCTGCTATATGACATTTCGCTTTAG
- the LOC100836127 gene encoding villin-2: MSTAKVLDPAFQGAGQKVGIEIWRIEDFKPVPLPKSDYGKFYCGDSYIVLQTTSPKGGAYLYDIHFWIGKDSSQDEAGTAAIKTVELDSILGGRAVQHRELQGYESDKFLSYFKPCIIPMEGGFASGFKTPEEDKFETRLYICKGRRAIRIKEVPFARSSLNHDDVFILDTESKIYQFNGANSNIQERAKSLEVIQHLKEKYHGGVCDVAIVDDGKLQAESDSGEFWVLFGGFAPIGKKTVSDDDVVLETTPPKLYSINDGQLKLEDTALTKAVLENTRCFLLDCGAEMFVWVGRVTQLDDRKATTKAVEEFIIDQKRPKTTRVTQVIQGYESHAFKSKFESWPVGNVAGNSGAEDGRGKVAALLKQQGVDVKGAAKSSTPINEEVPPLLEGGGKLEVWCVDGSAKTVLPKEDNGKFYSGDCYIVLYTYHSGDKKEEYYLNYWIGKDSTTDDQAMAAELANTMWNSLKGRPVLGRIFQGKEPPQFVALFQPMVILKGGIGSGYKKIAEEKGVGSGMYSAEGIALFRVSGTAIHNNKTLQVDAKATSLSSTDCFVLQSGSAMFTWHGNSSTYEQQQWAAKVAEFLKPGATVKHSKEGTESSAFWFALDGKQSYTNKTVTQDIIVREPHLYAFSFRKGRLEVTEIFNFCQDDLLTEDMMILDTHGEVFIWIGQCVESKEKHKAFDIGQKYIEHAMSIEDLSAYVPLYKVSEGNEPSFFKTYFSWDNTKSVVHGNSFQKKLSLLFGLRSESTSRSSGNGGPTQRASALAALSSAFNPSSQQKQANDSRPASSGDGGPTQRASALAALSNAFNPSSKPKTPPPSRSGQGSQRAAAVAALSSVLTAEQSGSSDNLRASKMSTTAEKIDADVAVITPSEASPRSEAGESSEFQSEKDAVVDEVPSEGDGAEPEAPEEQTTEHVGEVTFSYDRLISKSADPIRGIDYKRREAYLSESEFQTVFGVTKDAFYQQPAWKQELQKRKADLF, from the exons ATGTCAACCGCAAAAGTCCTGGATCCTGCTTTTCAAGGAGCTGGCCAAAAAGT TGGGATAGAAATATGGCGAATCGAAGATTTTAAGCCAGTTCCTTTGCCAAAATCTGATTATGGTAAATTCTATTGTGGAGATTCATACATAGTTCTGCAG ACAACCTCTCCTAAGGGTGGTGCATATCTGTATGACATCCACTTCTGGATTGGGAAAGATTCAAGTCAA GATGAAGCTGGCACTGCAGCAATCAAGACGGTTGAACTGGATTCCATACTCGGGGGGCGCGCGGTCCAGCATAGGGAACTCCAAGGTTATGAATCTGACAAGTTCCTGTCATACTTCAAACCTTGCATCATACCTATGGAGGGTGGATTCGCCTCTGGGTTCAAAACGCCTGAAGAGGACAAGTTCGAAACACGGCTATATATTTGCAAAGGGAGGAGAGCTATTCGAATTAAAGAG GTTCCTTTTGCACGTTCATCATTAAACCATGATGATGTGTTTATCTTAGATACTGAAAGTAAAATTTATCAATTCAATGGTGCTAACTCCAATATCCAAGAAAGGGCTAAATCATTGGAAGTTATCCAACATTTAAAGGAGAAGTACCATGGGGGTGTGTGTGATGTCGCAATCGTTG ATGATGGAAAACTACAAGCAGAATCAGACTCTGGTGAATTCTGGGTTCTTTTTGGAGGGTTTGCACCAATTGGGAAAAAAACTGTCAGCGATGATGATGTTGTACTTGAAACTACACCACCCAAGCTCTACAG TATCAATGATGGTCAATTAAAGTTGGAAGACACTGCTCTTACAAAAGCAGTCCTTGAGAACACGAGATGTTTCTTACTTGACTGTGGGGCTGAAATGTTTGTATGGGTTGGCCGGGTAACACAACTGGATGATAGAAAAGCTACCACAAAAGCAGTTGAG GAATTCATCATTGATCAGAAAAGGCCAAAGACAACAAGAGTGACTCAAGTGATTCAAGGTTATGAGAGTCATGCATTCAAGTCGAAATTTGAATCATGGCCTGTGGGAAATGTAGCAGGGAACTCGGGCGCAGAGGATGGGCGCGGAAAAGTTGCAG CTTTATTGAAGCAACAAGGTGTCGATGTAAAGGGAGCTGCAAAAAGCAGCACGCCAATAAACGAGGAAGTTCCTCCTTTGCTCGAAGGCGGTGGGAAACTTGAG GTGTGGTGCGTTGATGGAAGTGCTAAAACCGTGCTGCCAAAAGAGGACAACGGAAAATTTTACAGTGGAGACTGTTATATCGTTCTTTACACATATCATTCGGgtgacaagaaagaagaatatTACCTCAATTACTGGATAGGAAAGGATAGCACGACG GATGATCAAGCGATGGCAGCTGAATTAGCCAACACGATGTGGAATTCACTGAAAGGAAGGCCTGTTCTG GGTCGTATTTTTCAAGGGAAAGAACCACCACAATTCGTTGCTCTTTTCCAGCCCATGGTTATCTTGAAG GGTGGAATCGGTTCTGGATACAAGAAAATCGCAGAAGAAAAGGGCGTGGGCAGTGGAATGTACTCTGCTGAAGGCATCGCTCTATTTCGAGTATCTGGAACAGCGATCCATAACAATAAAACACTTCAAGTTGACGCG AAAGCTACATCTTTGAGCTCCACAGATTGTTTTGTATTGCAATCTGGAAGCGCAATGTTTACATGGCATGGCAATTCTAGCACTTATGAGCAACAGCAGTGGGCAGCGAAAGTTGCTGAGTTCTTGAAG CCTGGTGCAACAGTGAAACATAGCAAGGAGGGAACAGAGAGTTCTGCTTTCTGGTTTGCTCTTGATGGGAAACAGAGCTATACAAACAAAACCGTCACACAGGATATTATTGTTAGAGAGCCTCATTTGTATGCCTTCTCTTTCAGGAAAG GGAGGCTGGAG GTTACTGAGATTTTCAACTTTTGCCAAGATGATTTGTTGACCGAAGATATGATGATTCTTGACACACACGGCGAGGTGTTTATTTGGATCGGTCAGTGTGTGGAATCTAAAGAGAAACATAAGGCATTCGATATTGGCCAG AAATACATAGAGCATGCAATGTCTATTGAAGATCTTTCGGCATATGTACCACTTTATAAAGTCTCTGAAGGGAATGAGCCATCCTTCTTCAAGACATACTTCTCTTGGGATAACACAAAATCCGTG GTCCATGGAAATTCGTTCCAGAAGAAACTTTCACTTCTTTTTGGCTTACGCTCAGAG AGCACATCTAGGAGCTCTGGTAATGGTGGACCCACTCAAAGGGCATCTGCATTAGCAGCTTTATCATCTGCATTCAATCCATCTTCGCAGCAGAAGCAG GCTAATGATAGTAGGCCTGCAAGCTCGGGTGATGGTGGGCCCACTCAGCGTGCCTCAGCACTAGCTGCTTTATCTAATGCATTTAATCCGTCCTCAAAACCAAAAACTCCACCTCCGTCCCGTTCAGGTCAAGGTTCACAAAGAGCAGCTGCAGTTGCTGCACTATCCTCTGTGCTGACTGCTGAACAGTCTGGATCATCTGATAATCTCCGAGCTAGCAAAATGAGCACAACAGCAGAAAAGATTG ATGCGGATGTGGCCGTAATAACTCCATCTGAGGCATCTCCTCGCTCTGAGGCTGGGGAATCCTCTGAATTTCAGTCAGAGAAAGATGCTGTAGTAGATGAGGTGCCATCTGAGGGAGATGGAGCTGAGCCTGAGGCACCAGAGGAACAAACAACCGAACATGTTGGGGAAGTAACATTTAGCTATGACCGCTTGATATCTAAATCTGCCGATCCTATTCGCGGGATAGACTATAAGCGCAGAGAG GCATACTTGTCGGAGAGTGAATTCCAAACTGTTTTCGGCGTCACCAAGGACGCATTCTACCAACAGCCAGCATGGAAGCAAGAGTTACAAAAACGAAAAGCTGATCTTTTCTGA